A region of Channa argus isolate prfri chromosome 8, Channa argus male v1.0, whole genome shotgun sequence DNA encodes the following proteins:
- the bcl6aa gene encoding BCL6A transcription repressor a isoform X2 — translation MQEVSRKALPELDKMACAADSCIQFTRHASDVLLNLNRLRSRDILTDVTILVNRQQFRAHKTVLMACSGLFYTIFTDSHKCNLNAISLDPKVDPEGFAILLEFMYTSRLTLKESLILAIMNTAIYLQMDHVVDTCHRFIKSSDPAAKLSRDEFLVSPLVLPQDVHAYRPHDVVDSLHSRIAPFRDGRPYGSNMFNGVSTPSNYHLYGQFPMPGFPFPLCKLADSKNAFADLSKSSIHHKHCSPHDSANAIRAEYTRAVGTSSSSIIHSNTYTSREIGRDDEIRKESHEGVGQSVVLGTRKRAFPVLNLDHQKDSGKEHAPQAEEDLIHQHYPLGISSTGRKSLMSSPQSPLKSDCQPNSPTESSSSKNASLSQGNGAQAPQGTQDPKARNWKKYKFIVLNQSTKEDEVELRDSGLRSPQRLGLQPYLHPSDSENLDPQTTSKSSNDNEYLPVPQASRLNNIINSALEGSLRNGDSHPPHYLSRLNCSSCGSQSPQHSDVCPNTTRSRLAEDMAELHSEYSDSSCENGTFFCNECDLKFAEDEALKQHMLQVHSDKPYKCDRCQAAFRYKGNLASHKTVHTGEKPYRCNICGAQFNRPANLKTHTRIHSGEKPYKCETCGARFVQVAHLRAHVLIHTGEKPYPCEICGTRFRHLQTLKSHLRIHTGEKPYHCEKCNLHFRHKSQLRLHLRQKHGAITNTKVQYRMSTADMPTDLTKAC, via the exons ATGCAAGAAGTTTCTAGGAAAGCGCTACcag AACTTGACAAAATGGCTTGCGCAGCAGACAGCTGCATACAATTCACACGCCATGCAAGTGATGTTCTGCTCAACCTGAATCGACTGCGTAGCAGAGATATTCTCACAGATGTCACTATCTTGGTTAACAGACAGCAGTTTCGTGCACACAAGACCGTTCTCATGGCTTGCAG TGGGCTGTTTTACACTATCTTCACTGACTCCCACAAGTGCAACCTTAATGCCATTAGTCTGGACCCAAAGGTGGACCCAGAGGGCTTTGCCATCCTGTTGGAGTTTATGTACACCTCCCGTCTCACACTAAAGGAAAGTCTGATCTTGGCTATCATGAACACAGCCATCTACTTGCAGATGGACCATGTTGTGGACACCTGCCACAGATTCATTAAATCCAG TGACCCAGCTGCCAAGCTGTCCAGAGATGAGTTTTTGGTCAGTCCTCTAGTTTTACCTCAGGATGTCCATGCTTACAGACCCCACGATGTTGTTGACAGTTTGCACAGCCGCATAGCTCCATTTAGGGATGGGAGACCCTATGGTTCCAACATGTTTAACGGGGTCAGCACCCCCAGCAACTACCATCTCTACGGGCAGTTTCCCATGCCAGGATTCCCTTTCCCGCTCTGCAAGCTGGCTGATTCCAAAAACGCTTTTGCTGACCTCTCAAAGAGCAGTATCCACCACAAGCATTGTTCTCCACATGACAGTGCCAACGCCATCAGGGCAGAATACACCAGGGCTGTTGGCACTAGCTCCTCCAGCATTATTCACTCCAACACCTACACTTCCAGGGAGATAGGGAGAGACGACGAGATAAGAAAGGAAAGCCACGAGGGGGTCGGACAGTCAGTTGTGCTCGGCACGAGGAAGCGTGCGTTTCCTGTGTTGAACCTCGACCACCAGAAAGACTCTGGCAAAGAGCATGCTCCTCAGGCAGAGGAAGATCTTATCCATCAGCACTACCCACTGGGAATCTCCTCCACTGGACGCAAGAGCCTCATGAGCAGCCCTCAGAGCCCCCTCAAATCTGACTGCCAGCCCAACTCCCCAACAGAATCTAGCAGTAGCAAGAACGCAAGCCTGTCCCAAGGCAACGGAGCGCAAGCCCCGCAAGGTACGCAGGACCCCAAAGCCCGCAACTGGAAGAAGTATAAGTTCATTGTGCTCAATCAAAGCACTAAGGAAGACGAAGTGGAGCTGAGGGATTCCGGGCTGCGTTCACCTCAGCGCCTTGGCTTGCAACCCTACCTCCATCCCAGCGACTCAGAGAATCTCGACCCACAAACCACAAGCAAGAGCAGCAATGACAATGAGTATCTACCTGTGCCACAGGCTAGTCGTCTCAACAACATCATCAACag TGCACTTGAGGGGTCACTAAGGAATGGTGACAGCCACCCTCCGCACTACCTGAGCCGTCTGAACTGCTCATCCTGTGGCTCTCAGTCCCCGCAGCACTCGGACGTTTGTCCCAACACCACCAGGTCCCGTTTAGCAGAAGATATGGCAGAACTGCACTCAGAATACTCAGATTCCAGTTGTG AAAACGGTACGTTCTTCTGTAATGAATGTGACCTGAAGTTTGCCGAAGACGAAGCGCTGAAACAGCACATGCTTCAAGTGCACAGCGACAAGCCATACAAGTGTGACCGTTGCCAGGCTGCCTTCCGCTACAAGGGCAATCTTGCCAGCCACAAGACAGTCCACACAG GAGAGAAGCCGTATCGCTGTAATATCTGTGGTGCTCAGTTTAACAGACCAGCTAACCTCAAGACTCACACTCGCATCCACTCAGGAGAGAAGCCATACAAATGTGAGACGTGTGGAGCTCGTTTTGTACAG GTTGCTCATCTCCGTGCCCATGTGTTGATCCACACGGGTGAGAAGCCATATCCATGTGAGATCTGTGGAACACGCTTCCGTCACCTGCAGACATTGAAGAGCCACCTGCGCATACACACAGGAGAAAAGCCCTACCAT TGTGAGAAATGCAACTTGCACTTCCGCCACAAGAGTCAGCTACGGTTGCATCTTCGACAGAAGCACGGCGCCATCACTAACACAAAAGTCCAATACCGTATGTCCACGGCTGACATGCCCACTGACTTGACAAAGGCATGCTGA
- the bcl6aa gene encoding BCL6A transcription repressor a isoform X1, producing MACAADSCIQFTRHASDVLLNLNRLRSRDILTDVTILVNRQQFRAHKTVLMACSGLFYTIFTDSHKCNLNAISLDPKVDPEGFAILLEFMYTSRLTLKESLILAIMNTAIYLQMDHVVDTCHRFIKSSDPAAKLSRDEFLVSPLVLPQDVHAYRPHDVVDSLHSRIAPFRDGRPYGSNMFNGVSTPSNYHLYGQFPMPGFPFPLCKLADSKNAFADLSKSSIHHKHCSPHDSANAIRAEYTRAVGTSSSSIIHSNTYTSREIGRDDEIRKESHEGVGQSVVLGTRKRAFPVLNLDHQKDSGKEHAPQAEEDLIHQHYPLGISSTGRKSLMSSPQSPLKSDCQPNSPTESSSSKNASLSQGNGAQAPQGTQDPKARNWKKYKFIVLNQSTKEDEVELRDSGLRSPQRLGLQPYLHPSDSENLDPQTTSKSSNDNEYLPVPQASRLNNIINSALEGSLRNGDSHPPHYLSRLNCSSCGSQSPQHSDVCPNTTRSRLAEDMAELHSEYSDSSCENGTFFCNECDLKFAEDEALKQHMLQVHSDKPYKCDRCQAAFRYKGNLASHKTVHTGEKPYRCNICGAQFNRPANLKTHTRIHSGEKPYKCETCGARFVQVAHLRAHVLIHTGEKPYPCEICGTRFRHLQTLKSHLRIHTGEKPYHCEKCNLHFRHKSQLRLHLRQKHGAITNTKVQYRMSTADMPTDLTKAC from the exons ATGGCTTGCGCAGCAGACAGCTGCATACAATTCACACGCCATGCAAGTGATGTTCTGCTCAACCTGAATCGACTGCGTAGCAGAGATATTCTCACAGATGTCACTATCTTGGTTAACAGACAGCAGTTTCGTGCACACAAGACCGTTCTCATGGCTTGCAG TGGGCTGTTTTACACTATCTTCACTGACTCCCACAAGTGCAACCTTAATGCCATTAGTCTGGACCCAAAGGTGGACCCAGAGGGCTTTGCCATCCTGTTGGAGTTTATGTACACCTCCCGTCTCACACTAAAGGAAAGTCTGATCTTGGCTATCATGAACACAGCCATCTACTTGCAGATGGACCATGTTGTGGACACCTGCCACAGATTCATTAAATCCAG TGACCCAGCTGCCAAGCTGTCCAGAGATGAGTTTTTGGTCAGTCCTCTAGTTTTACCTCAGGATGTCCATGCTTACAGACCCCACGATGTTGTTGACAGTTTGCACAGCCGCATAGCTCCATTTAGGGATGGGAGACCCTATGGTTCCAACATGTTTAACGGGGTCAGCACCCCCAGCAACTACCATCTCTACGGGCAGTTTCCCATGCCAGGATTCCCTTTCCCGCTCTGCAAGCTGGCTGATTCCAAAAACGCTTTTGCTGACCTCTCAAAGAGCAGTATCCACCACAAGCATTGTTCTCCACATGACAGTGCCAACGCCATCAGGGCAGAATACACCAGGGCTGTTGGCACTAGCTCCTCCAGCATTATTCACTCCAACACCTACACTTCCAGGGAGATAGGGAGAGACGACGAGATAAGAAAGGAAAGCCACGAGGGGGTCGGACAGTCAGTTGTGCTCGGCACGAGGAAGCGTGCGTTTCCTGTGTTGAACCTCGACCACCAGAAAGACTCTGGCAAAGAGCATGCTCCTCAGGCAGAGGAAGATCTTATCCATCAGCACTACCCACTGGGAATCTCCTCCACTGGACGCAAGAGCCTCATGAGCAGCCCTCAGAGCCCCCTCAAATCTGACTGCCAGCCCAACTCCCCAACAGAATCTAGCAGTAGCAAGAACGCAAGCCTGTCCCAAGGCAACGGAGCGCAAGCCCCGCAAGGTACGCAGGACCCCAAAGCCCGCAACTGGAAGAAGTATAAGTTCATTGTGCTCAATCAAAGCACTAAGGAAGACGAAGTGGAGCTGAGGGATTCCGGGCTGCGTTCACCTCAGCGCCTTGGCTTGCAACCCTACCTCCATCCCAGCGACTCAGAGAATCTCGACCCACAAACCACAAGCAAGAGCAGCAATGACAATGAGTATCTACCTGTGCCACAGGCTAGTCGTCTCAACAACATCATCAACag TGCACTTGAGGGGTCACTAAGGAATGGTGACAGCCACCCTCCGCACTACCTGAGCCGTCTGAACTGCTCATCCTGTGGCTCTCAGTCCCCGCAGCACTCGGACGTTTGTCCCAACACCACCAGGTCCCGTTTAGCAGAAGATATGGCAGAACTGCACTCAGAATACTCAGATTCCAGTTGTG AAAACGGTACGTTCTTCTGTAATGAATGTGACCTGAAGTTTGCCGAAGACGAAGCGCTGAAACAGCACATGCTTCAAGTGCACAGCGACAAGCCATACAAGTGTGACCGTTGCCAGGCTGCCTTCCGCTACAAGGGCAATCTTGCCAGCCACAAGACAGTCCACACAG GAGAGAAGCCGTATCGCTGTAATATCTGTGGTGCTCAGTTTAACAGACCAGCTAACCTCAAGACTCACACTCGCATCCACTCAGGAGAGAAGCCATACAAATGTGAGACGTGTGGAGCTCGTTTTGTACAG GTTGCTCATCTCCGTGCCCATGTGTTGATCCACACGGGTGAGAAGCCATATCCATGTGAGATCTGTGGAACACGCTTCCGTCACCTGCAGACATTGAAGAGCCACCTGCGCATACACACAGGAGAAAAGCCCTACCAT TGTGAGAAATGCAACTTGCACTTCCGCCACAAGAGTCAGCTACGGTTGCATCTTCGACAGAAGCACGGCGCCATCACTAACACAAAAGTCCAATACCGTATGTCCACGGCTGACATGCCCACTGACTTGACAAAGGCATGCTGA
- the smx5 gene encoding smx5, translated as MLFYSFFKSLVGKDVVVELKNDLSICGTLHSVDQYLNIKLTDISVTDPEKYPHMLSVKNCFIRGSVVRYVQLPADEVDTQLLQDAARKEAMQQKQ; from the exons ATG cttttctACTCGTTTTTCAAGTCGCTGGTGGGAAAAGATGTGGTGGTGGAGCTCAAAAACGACTTGAG CATTTGTGGAACACTTCATTCTGTTGACCAG TACCTGAACATCAAGCTCACAGACATCAGCGTCACAGATCCAGAGAAATATCCACACATG CTGTCTGTGAAAAATTGTTTCATCCGTGGATCTGTGGTCCGGTACGTTCAGCTACCTGCAGATGAAGTCGACACTCAGCTTCTGCAAGATGCTGCACGAAAAGAAGCAATGCAGCAGAAGCAGTAA
- the inpp5d gene encoding phosphatidylinositol 3,4,5-trisphosphate 5-phosphatase 1 isoform X2: MQNNQPWYHGNITRSKAEDLLSKAARDGSFLIRDSESIQGAYALCVLYQNCVYTYRILPNEDKKLSVQASEGVPIRFFTILTDLVDAYYSPNLGLVTHLQFPVQREEEVEEEPEPNSLPPQLPPRNFTANDVKENEPVEQPSKSLSDTYLMRLQHMDLSTIPEEHQMAMQEYFRTSICLDAEQVQNGNLNLPGLKKLTMAICKNLNSEISRIVPALEVFHKALDQQLSPGTGQLLRQISTDSGQSVSFRLEHLTKLLYSIEDKARSSVFESIGYEGGHRKSLIPIVTFEVKQESLGIPTKMFLKVDVESGKLYFKKSKDGPEDKFFVHNKILQLVKSQKMHAKLVIVVETEKEKILRKEFVFDNTKKREGFCQLLQQMKNKHSEKPEPDMITVFVGTWNMGDAGPPPNIHSWFQCKGQGKTRDDTADHIPHDFYVIGTQEDPLGEKEWADTIKGILRNITNISFKQVAIHSLWSIRIVVLVKPEHENRISHVFCDSVKTGIANTLGNKGAVGVSFMFNGTSFGFVNSHLTSGSEKKLRRNQNYTNILRFLNLGDKKLNPFDITHRFTHLFWLGDLNYRIEYPSTEADNIVAKIKQQQYQELLKKDQLGMERNEGKVFLHFDEEEITFAPTYRFERDTRENYAYTKVKATGIKYNLPSWCDRVLRKSYPLVHVVCQAYGCTNDIMTSDHSPVFASFEVGVASQFVSKQDLNSAPQGGIQIMNCKANLLTKSKTKFFIEYHSSCLEKTVKTSEGENMEYSDGSIKVWFGSQVELTPIISDPEYLLDQHILICVKSTDCDESYGEGCVALRAAQFSYTEFQVTLTHHGEKTGVLTGGIQLHTSECKPTEKLYDFIKIEKDDAVSAKCKGGDLNKFCIPQPLDISNPNYMGVSFKSGSVVDKGWSYSMPPKNVPSAGQGGKDSKKVAYDVGTRSPPAKPFSLGEDEKATGMFDNPLYGSMGKSHGWGKDQDLQQKDHLTPPEVMYPPSKTADGDQERPPVPTPRNRSFTCSETKPQQSNPIVSHQSTHKKPVMPSRSEGGMAPNRPPLPAKSRPGIPEPQTSKPRDYRDSSEFPNKLRPPARPSQTQSHKDRNAS, from the exons GCGTCTGAAGGGGTTCCTATCAGGTTCTTCACTATTCTGACAGACCTAGTCGATGCATATTACAGTCCCAACCTGGGTCTGGTGACACATTTGCAGTTCCCGGTccaaagggaggaggaggtagaAGAAGAGCCAG AACCTAACAGTCTTCCACCGCAGCTTCCACCTAGAAACTTTACAGCCAACGATGTGAAAGAGAATGAGCCTGTTGAGCAACCCAGCAAATCTTTGTCAGACACATACCTGATGAGACTGCAACATATGGACCTGTCCAC aatacCTGAGGAACATCAAATGGCCATGCAAGAATACTTCAGGACCTCAATCTGCTTGGATGCAGAACAAGTACAGAATGGTAACCTCAACCTCCCTGGGCTAAAAAAGCTAACAATGGCAATCTGCAAAAATCTAAACAG TGAAATTTCGCGCATCGTGCCAGCGCTGGAGGTCTTTCATAAAGCACTGGACCAACAACTTTCCCCGGGGACTGGCCAATTACTAAGACAA atttctaCCGATTCAGGTCAATCTGTATCCTTTAGGCTTGAGCACCTGACAAAACTACTCTACTCAATAGAAGATAAG GCTAGAAGTTCTGTGTTTGAGTCCATTGGCTACGAAGGAGGCCACAGAAAATCTCTCATACCAATTGTTACATTTGAG GTCAAGCAAGAATCTCTCGGCATTCCAACAAAGATGTTCCTAAAAGTGGATGTTGAAAGTGGGAAGCTctacttcaaaaagtccaaagaTGGGCCTGAAGACAAATTCTTTGTGCACAATAAAA TTCTGCAGTTGGTGAAGTCCCAGAAAATGCATGCCAAACTCGTCATTGTGGTGGAGACTGAGAAAGAGAAGATTTTACGCAAAGAGTTTGTGTTTGACAACACAAAG AAAAGAGAGGGGTTTTGTCAACTGCTTCAacaaatgaagaacaaacaCTCTGAAAAGCCTGAACCAGACATGATCACAGTGTTTGTTGGGACCTGGAACATGG GAGACGCTGGTCCTCCTCCCAACATCCACTCCTGGTTTCAGTGTAAGGGCCAAGGGAAGACACGAGACGACACAGCAGATCACATCCCACATGATTTTTATGTCATTGGGACGCAGGAGGATCCTCTGGGCGAGAAGGAATGGGCAGACACAATCAAAGGAATCCTGAGAAACATCACAAACATCAGCTTTAAACAA GTGGCAATTCACAGTCTGTGGAGCATTCGGATTGTGGTCCTGGTCAAGCCTGAGCATGAAAACAGGATCTCTCATGTTTTCTGTGACAGTGTGAAGACGGGGATTGCCAACACTCTCG GAAACAAGGGGGCAGTGGGAGTGTCCTTCATGTTCAACGGGACGTCTTTTGGCTTTGTCAACAGTCACCTGACCTCTGGTAGCGAGAAGAAGCTCAG ACGCAATCAAAACTACACCAACATCCTGCGGTTTCTGAATTTGGGCGATAAGAAGCTCAATCCATTTGACATTACACATCGGTTCACCCACCTCTTCTGGCTTGGTGATTTGAACTATCGTATTGAATACCCTTCCACA GAAGCTGATAACATTGTAGCAAAgatcaaacagcagcagtacCAGGAACTTCTCAAAAAAGACCAGCTGGGCATGGAGAGGAATGAAGGAAAGGTCTTCTTGCATTTTG ATGAGGAGGAAATCACGTTCGCTCCCACCTACCGCTTTGAAAGAGACACACGAGAAAATTATGCCTACACAAAGGTCAAAGCCACAGGG ataaaatacaatttacctTCATGGTGTGATCGTGTCCTGAGGAAGTCATACCCTCTGGTTCATGTTGTCTGCCAAGCATATG GGTGCACCAATGACATCATGACAAGTGACCACTCACCTGTGTTCGCCTCGTTTGAAGTCGGAGTAGCCTCACAGTTTGTCTCGAAGCAAG ATCTAAACAGTGCACCCCAAGGTGGGATACAGATAATGAACTGCAAGGCCAACTTGTTGACAAAATCCAAGACGAAATTCTTCATCGAATATCATTCCAGCTGCTTGGAAA AAACAGTCAAGACTTCAGAGGGAGAGAACATGGAGTACTCAGATGGATCAATAAAAGTTTGGTTCGGAAGCCAAGTGGAG ctCACCCCAATCATCTCGGACCCCGAGTACCTTTTGGACCAGCACATCCTCATCTGTGTGAAATCAACAGACTGCGACGAGTCTTACG GTGAGGGCTGTGTTGCGCTGCGAGCTGCCCAGTTCAGCTACACAGAGTTTCAGGTCACGCTGACTCACCACGGGGAGAAGACAGGCGTCTTGACTGGTGGCATCCAGTTACACACCTCGGAGTGCAAACCCACAGAGAAGCTGTACG ATTTCATCAAAATTGAGAAGGATGACGCCGTCTCTGCAAAATGCAAAGGCGGTGACCTCAACAA GTTTTGCATTCCCCAACCACTTGATATTTCTAATCCCAATTACATGGGAGTATCCTTCAAAAGTGGGAGTGTGGTAGATAAAGGCTGGAGTTACAGTATGCCGCCAAAAAATGTTCCCTCTGCCGGTCAAGGGGGTAAAGACTCCAAGAAGGTGGCTTACGATGTGGGCACACGCAGTCCCCCAGCAAAACCTTTTTCCTT GGGTGAGGATGAAAAGGCGACTGGAATGTTTGATAACCCTCTGTACGGTTCAATGGGAAAATCCCATGGCTGGGGCAAGGACCAAGACCTCCAGCAGAAGGACCATCTCACACCTCCAGAGGTGATGTATCCGCCCTCCAAAACTGCAGATGGAGATCAAGAACGCCCACCAGTACCCACTCCACGAAATCGCTCTTTCACCTGTTCAGAGACCAAACCTCAGCAATCGAACCCCATCGTCTCGCATCAATCGACACACAAGAAACCGGTGATGCCCTCACGTTCAGAAGGTGGGATGGCACCAAACCGGCCTCCTTTACCTGCCAAGTCTCGACCAGGCATACCTGAACCCCAGACCTCTAAACCCAGAGACTACAGAGACAGCTCTGAATTCCCCAACAAACTCAGACCGCCGGCAAGACCCAGCCAGACACAGTCTCACAAGGACCGTAA TGCATCCTGA
- the inpp5d gene encoding phosphatidylinositol 3,4,5-trisphosphate 5-phosphatase 1 isoform X1, producing the protein MQNNQPWYHGNITRSKAEDLLSKAARDGSFLIRDSESIQGAYALCVLYQNCVYTYRILPNEDKKLSVQASEGVPIRFFTILTDLVDAYYSPNLGLVTHLQFPVQREEEVEEEPEPNSLPPQLPPRNFTANDVKENEPVEQPSKSLSDTYLMRLQHMDLSTIPEEHQMAMQEYFRTSICLDAEQVQNGNLNLPGLKKLTMAICKNLNSEISRIVPALEVFHKALDQQLSPGTGQLLRQISTDSGQSVSFRLEHLTKLLYSIEDKARSSVFESIGYEGGHRKSLIPIVTFEVKQESLGIPTKMFLKVDVESGKLYFKKSKDGPEDKFFVHNKILQLVKSQKMHAKLVIVVETEKEKILRKEFVFDNTKKREGFCQLLQQMKNKHSEKPEPDMITVFVGTWNMGDAGPPPNIHSWFQCKGQGKTRDDTADHIPHDFYVIGTQEDPLGEKEWADTIKGILRNITNISFKQVAIHSLWSIRIVVLVKPEHENRISHVFCDSVKTGIANTLGNKGAVGVSFMFNGTSFGFVNSHLTSGSEKKLRRNQNYTNILRFLNLGDKKLNPFDITHRFTHLFWLGDLNYRIEYPSTEADNIVAKIKQQQYQELLKKDQLGMERNEGKVFLHFDEEEITFAPTYRFERDTRENYAYTKVKATGIKYNLPSWCDRVLRKSYPLVHVVCQAYGCTNDIMTSDHSPVFASFEVGVASQFVSKQDLNSAPQGGIQIMNCKANLLTKSKTKFFIEYHSSCLEKTVKTSEGENMEYSDGSIKVWFGSQVELTPIISDPEYLLDQHILICVKSTDCDESYGEGCVALRAAQFSYTEFQVTLTHHGEKTGVLTGGIQLHTSECKPTEKLYDFIKIEKDDAVSAKCKGGDLNKFCIPQPLDISNPNYMGVSFKSGSVVDKGWSYSMPPKNVPSAGQGGKDSKKVAYDVGTRSPPAKPFSLGEDEKATGMFDNPLYGSMGKSHGWGKDQDLQQKDHLTPPEVMYPPSKTADGDQERPPVPTPRNRSFTCSETKPQQSNPIVSHQSTHKKPVMPSRSEGGMAPNRPPLPAKSRPGIPEPQTSKPRDYRDSSEFPNKLRPPARPSQTQSHKDLHPEVPKMGRSVK; encoded by the exons GCGTCTGAAGGGGTTCCTATCAGGTTCTTCACTATTCTGACAGACCTAGTCGATGCATATTACAGTCCCAACCTGGGTCTGGTGACACATTTGCAGTTCCCGGTccaaagggaggaggaggtagaAGAAGAGCCAG AACCTAACAGTCTTCCACCGCAGCTTCCACCTAGAAACTTTACAGCCAACGATGTGAAAGAGAATGAGCCTGTTGAGCAACCCAGCAAATCTTTGTCAGACACATACCTGATGAGACTGCAACATATGGACCTGTCCAC aatacCTGAGGAACATCAAATGGCCATGCAAGAATACTTCAGGACCTCAATCTGCTTGGATGCAGAACAAGTACAGAATGGTAACCTCAACCTCCCTGGGCTAAAAAAGCTAACAATGGCAATCTGCAAAAATCTAAACAG TGAAATTTCGCGCATCGTGCCAGCGCTGGAGGTCTTTCATAAAGCACTGGACCAACAACTTTCCCCGGGGACTGGCCAATTACTAAGACAA atttctaCCGATTCAGGTCAATCTGTATCCTTTAGGCTTGAGCACCTGACAAAACTACTCTACTCAATAGAAGATAAG GCTAGAAGTTCTGTGTTTGAGTCCATTGGCTACGAAGGAGGCCACAGAAAATCTCTCATACCAATTGTTACATTTGAG GTCAAGCAAGAATCTCTCGGCATTCCAACAAAGATGTTCCTAAAAGTGGATGTTGAAAGTGGGAAGCTctacttcaaaaagtccaaagaTGGGCCTGAAGACAAATTCTTTGTGCACAATAAAA TTCTGCAGTTGGTGAAGTCCCAGAAAATGCATGCCAAACTCGTCATTGTGGTGGAGACTGAGAAAGAGAAGATTTTACGCAAAGAGTTTGTGTTTGACAACACAAAG AAAAGAGAGGGGTTTTGTCAACTGCTTCAacaaatgaagaacaaacaCTCTGAAAAGCCTGAACCAGACATGATCACAGTGTTTGTTGGGACCTGGAACATGG GAGACGCTGGTCCTCCTCCCAACATCCACTCCTGGTTTCAGTGTAAGGGCCAAGGGAAGACACGAGACGACACAGCAGATCACATCCCACATGATTTTTATGTCATTGGGACGCAGGAGGATCCTCTGGGCGAGAAGGAATGGGCAGACACAATCAAAGGAATCCTGAGAAACATCACAAACATCAGCTTTAAACAA GTGGCAATTCACAGTCTGTGGAGCATTCGGATTGTGGTCCTGGTCAAGCCTGAGCATGAAAACAGGATCTCTCATGTTTTCTGTGACAGTGTGAAGACGGGGATTGCCAACACTCTCG GAAACAAGGGGGCAGTGGGAGTGTCCTTCATGTTCAACGGGACGTCTTTTGGCTTTGTCAACAGTCACCTGACCTCTGGTAGCGAGAAGAAGCTCAG ACGCAATCAAAACTACACCAACATCCTGCGGTTTCTGAATTTGGGCGATAAGAAGCTCAATCCATTTGACATTACACATCGGTTCACCCACCTCTTCTGGCTTGGTGATTTGAACTATCGTATTGAATACCCTTCCACA GAAGCTGATAACATTGTAGCAAAgatcaaacagcagcagtacCAGGAACTTCTCAAAAAAGACCAGCTGGGCATGGAGAGGAATGAAGGAAAGGTCTTCTTGCATTTTG ATGAGGAGGAAATCACGTTCGCTCCCACCTACCGCTTTGAAAGAGACACACGAGAAAATTATGCCTACACAAAGGTCAAAGCCACAGGG ataaaatacaatttacctTCATGGTGTGATCGTGTCCTGAGGAAGTCATACCCTCTGGTTCATGTTGTCTGCCAAGCATATG GGTGCACCAATGACATCATGACAAGTGACCACTCACCTGTGTTCGCCTCGTTTGAAGTCGGAGTAGCCTCACAGTTTGTCTCGAAGCAAG ATCTAAACAGTGCACCCCAAGGTGGGATACAGATAATGAACTGCAAGGCCAACTTGTTGACAAAATCCAAGACGAAATTCTTCATCGAATATCATTCCAGCTGCTTGGAAA AAACAGTCAAGACTTCAGAGGGAGAGAACATGGAGTACTCAGATGGATCAATAAAAGTTTGGTTCGGAAGCCAAGTGGAG ctCACCCCAATCATCTCGGACCCCGAGTACCTTTTGGACCAGCACATCCTCATCTGTGTGAAATCAACAGACTGCGACGAGTCTTACG GTGAGGGCTGTGTTGCGCTGCGAGCTGCCCAGTTCAGCTACACAGAGTTTCAGGTCACGCTGACTCACCACGGGGAGAAGACAGGCGTCTTGACTGGTGGCATCCAGTTACACACCTCGGAGTGCAAACCCACAGAGAAGCTGTACG ATTTCATCAAAATTGAGAAGGATGACGCCGTCTCTGCAAAATGCAAAGGCGGTGACCTCAACAA GTTTTGCATTCCCCAACCACTTGATATTTCTAATCCCAATTACATGGGAGTATCCTTCAAAAGTGGGAGTGTGGTAGATAAAGGCTGGAGTTACAGTATGCCGCCAAAAAATGTTCCCTCTGCCGGTCAAGGGGGTAAAGACTCCAAGAAGGTGGCTTACGATGTGGGCACACGCAGTCCCCCAGCAAAACCTTTTTCCTT GGGTGAGGATGAAAAGGCGACTGGAATGTTTGATAACCCTCTGTACGGTTCAATGGGAAAATCCCATGGCTGGGGCAAGGACCAAGACCTCCAGCAGAAGGACCATCTCACACCTCCAGAGGTGATGTATCCGCCCTCCAAAACTGCAGATGGAGATCAAGAACGCCCACCAGTACCCACTCCACGAAATCGCTCTTTCACCTGTTCAGAGACCAAACCTCAGCAATCGAACCCCATCGTCTCGCATCAATCGACACACAAGAAACCGGTGATGCCCTCACGTTCAGAAGGTGGGATGGCACCAAACCGGCCTCCTTTACCTGCCAAGTCTCGACCAGGCATACCTGAACCCCAGACCTCTAAACCCAGAGACTACAGAGACAGCTCTGAATTCCCCAACAAACTCAGACCGCCGGCAAGACCCAGCCAGACACAGTCTCACAAGGACC TGCATCCTGAAGTTCCCAAGATGGGCCGTTCTGTGAAGTAA